From a region of the Acidobacteriota bacterium genome:
- a CDS encoding tetratricopeptide repeat protein translates to MAIVSGIAGVLFGVIAGYLIATQQGIGAAASPATTTATTETTAAASSNAPAINEQELQTYRDILKADPKNVRAATELGNRLYDAGRYSEAIVYYRQAFALEPKNINVSTDLATAIWYTGDADGALAQFEKSLAIDPTHGQTLFNIGIVKSQGKNDYKGASLAWEKLLGANPGYPEGERVRRLLDEAKAKAGA, encoded by the coding sequence ATGGCGATTGTCAGCGGCATCGCCGGGGTGCTGTTCGGCGTGATCGCGGGCTACCTCATTGCCACGCAGCAGGGGATCGGCGCGGCCGCATCACCGGCCACCACCACCGCCACCACCGAGACGACGGCTGCGGCTTCGAGCAACGCGCCTGCAATTAACGAACAGGAACTGCAGACCTATCGGGACATCCTCAAGGCTGACCCGAAGAACGTCCGCGCCGCAACGGAGCTTGGAAACCGGCTGTACGACGCCGGGCGATATTCCGAGGCGATCGTGTACTATCGCCAGGCGTTCGCGCTCGAGCCGAAAAACATCAATGTGAGCACCGATCTGGCCACGGCGATTTGGTACACCGGGGACGCGGATGGCGCCCTCGCGCAGTTCGAGAAGTCGCTGGCCATCGATCCGACTCATGGCCAGACGCTCTTCAACATCGGGATCGTGAAGTCTCAGGGAAAAAATGACTACAAGGGGGCCTCTCTGGCCTGGGAGAAGCTCCTGGGGGCCAATCCGGGTTATCCTGAAGGGGAGCGCGTCCGGCGGTTGCTGGACGAGGCCAAAGCCAAGGCTGGAGCATGA